In Malania oleifera isolate guangnan ecotype guangnan chromosome 8, ASM2987363v1, whole genome shotgun sequence, a single window of DNA contains:
- the LOC131162732 gene encoding uncharacterized protein LOC131162732: MVQGYAAWYIELSHFTQCLISNEYDKTQGFKKGLRKDIHRLVGMLQIREFSVLVDKATVIEIGIRGDEVDQEPKKRPVSSSSHQGSWKKRSHGSGYYQNTEHQGSQVDQTLDHCIRCHRWHEGECQLFGGYYYSCGKLGHMARDCRAPKRDMPTSSVNWGSNQIPQGTSQANTAPARVYSLTPMDANCAGNVVTGGTHSFVSVNFVKLCGVKTQVMNKGLSVATPYGSVTSCRRMWGGCPMKIQGRLLLANLVVYDMSGMDLKGKGMDEGGGSEMGASSADEIDTSRLLRGITR, translated from the exons atggtgcaggggtatgctgcttggtatatagagctatcccatttCACGCAGTGTTTGATCTCTAATGAGTACGATAAGACTCAGGGGTtcaagaagggcttgaggaaagacatccaTAGGTTGGTGGGTATGCTACAAATCCGTGAGTTttcggttttggtggataaggccactgtgatcgagatCGGCATCCGGGgggatgaggtggatcaagaaccgaagaagaggccagtgtcATCTAGTTctcatcagggatcatggaagaagaggagccaTGGCTCAGGTTATTACCAGAATACTGAGCATCAGGGTTCCCAGGTGGATCAGACGCTTGAtcattgtatcaggtgccacagatggcatgaaGGTGAGTGCCAGTTATTTGGGGGTTACTATTACAGTTGTGGCAAATTAGGCCACATGGCTCGTGACTGTCGCGCACCAAAGAGAGACATGCCTACATCTAGTGTGAACTGGGGTagtaatcagatacctcagggaactAGCCAGGCGAACACAGCTCCTGCaagggtatattctcttactccgaTGGATGCTAACTGTGCGgggaatgtagtgacag GTggaacccattcttttgtatctgtgaactTCGTAAAGTTGTGTGGGGTTAAGACCCAAGTTATGAATAAGGGGTTATCTGTAGCTACACCATATGGAAGTGTAACATCTTGTAGGAGGATGTGGGGAGGCTGCCCCATGAAAATTCAGGGAAGGCTACTACTGGCGAATCTTGTGGTGTACGATATGTCTG GGATGGATCTTAAAGGCAAAGGCATGGATGAAGGAGGGGGAAGCGAAATGGGAGCTTCCAGCGCGgacgagattgacacctctcgactGTTACGAGGAATAACTCGttag